In one Bacillaceae bacterium S4-13-56 genomic region, the following are encoded:
- a CDS encoding SUF system NifU family Fe-S cluster assembly protein, with product MSFNNLDTLYRQVIMDHYKNPRNRGSVEGNHLSIDMNNPTCGDRIQLQLQIEDGHVKDAKFDGEGCSISMSSASMMTQTIKGKPVEKALKLSRIFSDMMQGKEYDTEGLDLGDLEALQGVAKFPARIKCATLCWKAMEKGVHEKE from the coding sequence ATGTCTTTTAATAATTTAGATACCTTGTATCGTCAAGTCATCATGGATCATTACAAGAATCCAAGGAACCGTGGGTCAGTCGAAGGTAACCATCTATCCATTGATATGAACAATCCTACATGTGGGGATCGGATTCAATTACAGCTTCAAATTGAAGATGGTCATGTCAAGGATGCAAAATTTGATGGGGAGGGCTGTTCCATCAGTATGTCCTCTGCTTCTATGATGACGCAAACCATCAAAGGAAAGCCGGTAGAAAAAGCTTTAAAATTGTCTAGAATATTTTCTGATATGATGCAAGGAAAAGAGTATGATACAGAAGGCTTGGATTTGGGTGATTTGGAGGCTCTTCAAGGAGTAGCAAAATTCCCAGCACGAATTAAATGTGCGACGTTATGTTGGAAGGCTATGGAAAAGGGCGTTCACGAGAAGGAATAA
- a CDS encoding toprim domain-containing protein, with protein MMEADQRIIIVEGKTDLKQVKKILEEDIDVICTYGTLGVERLEEMIEEYQLDELDVYILVDEDESGQKLRKQLSRELPHAQHIFIDKSFREVATTPLNHLAVALLSKNLKVKTEWLK; from the coding sequence ATGATGGAAGCAGATCAAAGGATCATTATTGTGGAAGGAAAAACCGACCTCAAACAAGTAAAGAAAATCCTCGAAGAGGATATAGATGTTATTTGTACTTATGGAACATTGGGAGTTGAACGGCTTGAGGAGATGATAGAAGAGTATCAGTTGGACGAATTGGATGTATATATCTTAGTAGATGAGGATGAATCAGGACAAAAACTTCGAAAACAATTGTCAAGAGAGCTTCCACATGCACAACATATTTTCATTGATAAATCCTTTCGTGAAGTAGCTACAACACCTCTAAATCATTTGGCTGTGGCTCTACTAAGTAAAAATTTAAAAGTGAAAACCGAATGGTTAAAATAG
- the sufB gene encoding Fe-S cluster assembly protein SufB, translating to MAKKAPEIGEYKYGFHERDVSIFKTERGLTPAIVEEISKIKNEPQWMLDFRLKSLEHFYSMPMPQWGGDLTGLNFDEITYYVKPSEKSEKSWDEVPEEIKRTFDKLGIPEAEQKYLAGVSAQYESEVVYHNMKEDLHKMGIVFKDTDSALKENEDLFREHFGKTIPPSDNKFAALNSAVWSGGSFIYVPKGVKTDTPLQAYFRINSENMGQFERTLIIVDEDASVHYVEGCTAPVYTTNSLHSAVVEIIIKKGGYCRYTTIQNWANNVFNLVTKRAVCEANATMEWVDGNIGSKLTMKYPAVILKGEGARGMTLSIAIAGKGQHQDAGAKMLHLAPNTSSTIVSKSISKHGGKVTYRGIVQFGRKADGARSNIECDTLIMDNKSTSDTIPYNEILNDNISLEHEARVSKVSEEQLFYLMSRGLTQEEATEMIVMGFIEPFTKELPMEYAVEMNRLIKFEMEGSIG from the coding sequence ATGGCTAAAAAAGCTCCCGAAATTGGAGAATACAAATACGGGTTTCATGAGAGAGACGTGTCCATTTTCAAAACGGAACGCGGATTGACACCTGCTATTGTTGAGGAAATTTCTAAAATAAAAAATGAACCGCAGTGGATGTTAGATTTTCGTCTAAAATCATTGGAACATTTTTATAGTATGCCAATGCCTCAATGGGGTGGAGATCTTACAGGTTTAAACTTTGATGAGATCACTTATTACGTAAAACCATCTGAGAAATCAGAGAAATCTTGGGATGAGGTTCCAGAGGAGATCAAACGAACTTTTGATAAACTTGGAATTCCCGAAGCTGAACAAAAGTACTTGGCTGGGGTTTCTGCTCAATATGAATCTGAGGTAGTTTATCATAATATGAAAGAAGATCTTCATAAAATGGGAATCGTGTTTAAGGATACAGATTCTGCGCTTAAAGAAAACGAGGATTTATTTAGGGAGCATTTTGGTAAAACTATTCCACCATCAGATAACAAATTTGCTGCCCTAAACTCAGCTGTTTGGTCAGGTGGATCTTTTATCTATGTACCAAAGGGAGTAAAAACAGACACTCCGCTGCAAGCATACTTCCGTATTAATTCTGAGAATATGGGGCAGTTTGAGCGTACGTTAATCATTGTGGATGAAGATGCATCCGTACACTATGTTGAGGGATGTACAGCTCCAGTTTATACAACAAACTCGCTCCACAGTGCAGTTGTTGAAATCATTATTAAAAAAGGTGGATACTGCCGTTATACTACCATCCAAAACTGGGCAAATAACGTATTTAACCTAGTAACAAAGCGTGCTGTCTGTGAAGCAAACGCTACAATGGAATGGGTAGATGGGAATATTGGTTCTAAATTAACCATGAAATATCCAGCTGTTATTCTTAAAGGTGAAGGTGCTCGTGGCATGACATTGTCCATTGCTATTGCTGGTAAGGGGCAACATCAAGACGCTGGAGCAAAAATGCTTCACTTAGCTCCAAACACATCTTCTACTATTGTTTCTAAGTCCATCTCTAAGCATGGTGGCAAAGTAACATACCGTGGAATCGTTCAATTTGGACGAAAAGCTGATGGCGCACGTTCTAATATCGAGTGTGATACGTTAATTATGGATAATAAATCTACTTCAGATACGATCCCATATAATGAAATCCTTAATGATAATATTTCTTTGGAGCATGAAGCCAGAGTATCTAAGGTATCAGAAGAGCAATTGTTCTACCTCATGAGCCGTGGATTAACGCAAGAAGAAGCAACAGAGATGATCGTAATGGGCTTCATCGAACCATTTACAAAAGAACTTCCAATGGAATATGCGGTTGAAATGAACCGCTTAATCAAGTTCGAGATGGAAGGTTCTATTGGTTAA
- the gcvH gene encoding glycine cleavage system protein GcvH — MSLPKELRYSKEHEWVKEEGGQVRIGITDFAQSELGDIVFVELPEVGDEIEVDQPFGSVESVKTVSELYAPVSGKVVAINEELEDSPEFVNESPYEKAWMILVELSDSSQLDDLLSAEDYEKVITKE, encoded by the coding sequence ATGAGTTTACCAAAAGAATTACGTTATTCAAAAGAGCATGAATGGGTGAAAGAAGAAGGTGGACAAGTACGCATTGGGATCACAGACTTTGCACAATCTGAACTTGGTGATATCGTATTTGTTGAACTTCCAGAAGTAGGGGACGAAATTGAAGTTGATCAGCCCTTTGGAAGTGTCGAATCTGTAAAGACCGTTTCTGAGCTTTATGCTCCTGTAAGTGGAAAAGTAGTGGCTATTAACGAAGAATTAGAAGATAGCCCTGAATTTGTAAATGAATCCCCATATGAAAAGGCGTGGATGATCCTAGTTGAGCTAAGTGATTCTTCCCAACTTGATGATCTTTTATCAGCAGAAGATTATGAAAAGGTCATCACTAAGGAGTAA
- a CDS encoding cysteine desulfurase codes for MDIKGIKEQFPILNQEVNGHPLVYLDSAATSQKPLKVIEAIETYYKEYNSNVHRGVHTLGTRATDGYEKSREKVRAFIGAKHVEEIIFTRGTTTSINTVAYSYARANLKEGDEIVITPMEHHSNIIPWQQAAKATGATLKYIPLQEDGTITLKDAEGVITSNTKIVAMMQVSNVLGTVNPVKEIAEIAHRNGAVLLVDGAQSTPHMRINVQELDCDFFAFSGHKMCGPTGIGVLYGKKALLEKMEPVEFGGEMIDFVELYDSTWKELPWKFEGGTPIIAGAIGLGATIDFLEEIGLDHILDHEKKLTAYAMAELQTIPDLTIYGPKERAGLVTFNLADVHPHDVATVLDAEGIAVRAGHHCAQPLMKWLKVSSTARASFYLYNTEEDIDRLVEGLKKTKEYFSDVF; via the coding sequence ATGGACATTAAGGGAATAAAAGAGCAGTTTCCTATACTCAACCAAGAAGTTAATGGTCATCCTTTAGTATATTTGGATAGTGCTGCTACATCTCAAAAACCCCTTAAAGTCATAGAGGCTATTGAAACGTATTACAAAGAGTACAATTCAAATGTACACCGTGGAGTTCATACCTTAGGAACTAGAGCTACTGATGGTTATGAAAAATCTCGAGAAAAGGTTAGAGCCTTTATTGGGGCTAAGCATGTGGAAGAAATTATTTTTACTCGTGGTACCACAACTTCTATTAATACTGTTGCCTACAGTTACGCAAGGGCAAACCTTAAAGAAGGCGATGAGATTGTTATCACACCAATGGAACACCATAGTAATATTATTCCTTGGCAACAAGCAGCCAAAGCTACGGGTGCCACATTAAAATACATCCCATTGCAAGAGGATGGGACTATTACTTTAAAAGATGCTGAAGGAGTCATTACTTCAAACACCAAAATAGTGGCAATGATGCAAGTTTCCAATGTATTAGGAACGGTTAATCCCGTAAAAGAAATTGCTGAAATTGCCCATCGTAATGGTGCAGTACTATTAGTGGATGGAGCACAGAGTACTCCTCATATGCGTATTAATGTACAAGAGCTTGATTGTGATTTCTTTGCTTTTTCAGGACATAAAATGTGTGGTCCTACTGGGATTGGGGTACTATATGGTAAAAAAGCACTGTTAGAAAAAATGGAGCCAGTAGAATTTGGTGGAGAAATGATTGATTTCGTTGAACTTTATGACTCCACTTGGAAAGAACTCCCTTGGAAGTTTGAAGGGGGAACACCAATTATTGCTGGAGCTATAGGTTTGGGAGCAACAATTGATTTCCTAGAGGAAATTGGTCTAGACCATATTTTAGATCATGAAAAGAAATTAACAGCCTACGCCATGGCTGAACTTCAAACTATCCCAGACCTAACGATTTATGGTCCAAAGGAAAGAGCAGGTTTAGTGACTTTCAATTTAGCCGATGTTCATCCTCATGATGTGGCTACTGTATTAGATGCAGAAGGAATTGCTGTTCGAGCAGGACATCATTGTGCACAACCATTGATGAAATGGTTAAAGGTTTCCTCAACAGCTAGAGCAAGTTTTTATTTATACAACACAGAAGAGGATATTGATCGACTTGTTGAAGGATTAAAAAAGACGAAGGAGTATTTTAGCGATGTCTTTTAA
- a CDS encoding site-specific integrase, with protein sequence MWGYFFSKILDKDPTSKLRIPVKDKVEIKKEIKYFSLEELNQLLDFMETYRHQRFSEYRLYYMLMYFLSQTGLRISEALALRWTDIEGNKLTVERQTSRDDNNNVKLTSLKNTSSYRTITLDEVLLKELKKFKLEQHQVILKYKSFRQNEDGIIFQNYLGNYLTPSTIRDTIKEYCKKAKVPYKGTHGFRHTHAVLLLESGASIKYVFKRLGHKTIKTTADTYLDITEKNEEELKKFSSYTKR encoded by the coding sequence TTGTGGGGCTATTTCTTTTCTAAAATCTTAGATAAGGATCCAACATCTAAACTAAGAATTCCAGTAAAGGATAAAGTTGAAATCAAAAAGGAAATCAAATATTTCTCCCTGGAAGAATTGAATCAACTATTAGACTTCATGGAGACATACAGACACCAACGATTTTCTGAGTATCGATTATACTACATGCTCATGTATTTTTTGAGTCAAACCGGATTAAGGATCAGCGAAGCTCTGGCTTTACGATGGACTGATATTGAAGGAAATAAATTAACAGTAGAAAGGCAAACCAGCAGGGACGATAACAACAATGTTAAACTCACATCATTAAAAAACACATCGTCCTATCGAACCATTACACTTGATGAGGTTCTGTTGAAAGAGCTTAAAAAGTTTAAGTTAGAACAACACCAGGTCATTCTAAAGTACAAATCGTTTAGACAAAATGAAGATGGTATTATCTTTCAGAATTACTTGGGTAACTATCTAACTCCATCAACCATTCGAGACACTATTAAAGAGTATTGCAAAAAAGCAAAAGTACCTTACAAAGGCACTCATGGATTCAGACATACTCATGCAGTGCTACTTTTAGAATCAGGAGCAAGCATAAAATATGTATTCAAGCGGTTAGGCCACAAAACGATCAAAACAACGGCTGACACATACCTGGATATCACTGAAAAAAATGAAGAAGAACTCAAAAAATTCTCTTCCTACACCAAAAGATAA
- a CDS encoding thioredoxin family protein, which yields MIEISEEQALERMTNYPDELTLLFFVSPFCYTCRVEERKLEVLEKMIAPMKIIKINGMVSPNLIEKFKITKVPSLLLVKDNELKSSIYTFYSIPEIFEKINRLQSD from the coding sequence ATGATTGAAATTTCAGAAGAACAAGCCCTTGAAAGAATGACTAACTATCCTGATGAGTTGACATTGTTATTTTTTGTAAGTCCTTTTTGTTATACATGTAGGGTAGAGGAACGTAAGCTTGAAGTATTAGAAAAAATGATTGCTCCCATGAAAATCATTAAAATAAATGGCATGGTTAGCCCAAATCTAATTGAAAAATTTAAAATTACAAAAGTACCCTCTTTATTACTAGTTAAAGATAATGAATTAAAATCAAGCATTTACACCTTTTATTCCATACCAGAAATTTTCGAGAAAATTAACCGTTTACAAAGTGACTAA
- a CDS encoding arsenate reductase family protein: protein MGLTVYAYPKCSTCRKAQKWLDEHQLDYKVIHIVEKPPTKNEIQNLIAQSDQPIKKFFNTSGMKYRELGLKDKLKTASEEEMLEWLASDGMILKRPIVTDGNKVTVGFQEDKFASTWL from the coding sequence ACTTGTCGGAAAGCTCAGAAGTGGTTAGATGAGCATCAACTAGATTATAAAGTTATACATATTGTTGAAAAGCCACCCACAAAGAATGAAATACAAAACCTTATAGCTCAAAGTGATCAGCCTATAAAAAAGTTTTTTAATACTAGTGGGATGAAATACCGTGAGCTAGGCCTAAAGGATAAACTGAAGACGGCCTCTGAAGAGGAAATGTTGGAGTGGCTAGCTTCGGATGGGATGATTTTGAAACGTCCGATTGTGACAGATGGGAATAAAGTAACAGTAGGTTTTCAAGAGGATAAATTTGCTAGTACTTGGCTATAA
- a CDS encoding methionine ABC transporter permease, with translation MLSELFPNVDSEDLYEATIDTLYMTGISVVGTFILGILLGLLLFLTAKGGLTNRVLNLITAVVVNVFRAIPFIILILLLFPFTDWLMGTIRGPKAALPALIVGAAPFYGRMVEIALKEVDKGVIEAAEAMGAKISTVIFKVLLPESMPALISGITVTAISLIGYTAVAGVIGAGGLGDLAYMKGFQRRDFDVVVACTILIVFIVFVFQFIGDFISNKLDKR, from the coding sequence ATGCTTAGTGAACTATTTCCAAATGTAGATTCAGAAGATTTATATGAAGCGACCATTGACACGTTATATATGACTGGTATTTCTGTAGTAGGTACCTTTATTCTTGGGATTTTATTAGGATTATTATTGTTTTTGACGGCTAAAGGTGGACTTACGAATAGGGTTTTAAATTTAATAACGGCAGTCGTGGTAAATGTCTTTCGTGCCATCCCTTTTATTATTTTGATATTGCTCTTATTCCCTTTTACGGATTGGTTAATGGGAACGATTCGCGGACCAAAGGCAGCACTTCCAGCACTTATTGTTGGGGCAGCACCCTTTTATGGGAGAATGGTCGAGATTGCTTTAAAAGAAGTGGATAAAGGAGTCATTGAGGCTGCCGAAGCCATGGGTGCGAAAATTTCAACCGTCATTTTTAAGGTGCTATTACCCGAGTCAATGCCAGCTCTCATCTCAGGAATTACAGTAACAGCAATTTCTTTAATAGGGTATACAGCAGTTGCTGGAGTTATTGGAGCAGGTGGGTTAGGAGACTTAGCCTACATGAAAGGCTTCCAACGACGTGATTTTGATGTTGTTGTAGCATGTACGATATTAATCGTATTTATTGTATTTGTTTTTCAGTTTATTGGAGATTTCATTTCTAATAAATTAGATAAAAGATAA
- the sufC gene encoding Fe-S cluster assembly ATPase SufC, whose product MAGSTLEIKDLHVSIEGKEILKGVNLTIKGGEFHVVMGPNGTGKSTLASAIMGHPKFEVTKGSVLLDGEDVLEMEVDERARAGLFLAMQYPSEITGVTNSDFLRSSINARREEGEEISLMKFIKEMDDNMDYLEMDKNMAQRYLNEGFSGGEKKRNEILQLMMLKPAIGILDEIDSGLDIDALKVVSKGINKLRNEDFGCLIITHYQRLLNYITPDYVHVMMQGRVVKSGGPELAQHLEEEGYDWIKQELGIEDETVGQEA is encoded by the coding sequence ATGGCGGGATCTACTCTTGAAATTAAGGATTTACATGTTTCCATTGAAGGAAAGGAAATTTTAAAAGGTGTTAACCTTACCATAAAAGGTGGAGAATTTCACGTAGTAATGGGTCCAAACGGTACCGGAAAATCCACTCTAGCTTCGGCTATTATGGGTCATCCGAAGTTTGAAGTTACTAAAGGATCGGTTTTGTTAGACGGAGAAGACGTTTTAGAAATGGAAGTAGATGAGCGTGCACGTGCTGGACTATTTCTTGCTATGCAATACCCAAGCGAAATTACTGGTGTGACAAACTCAGACTTTTTACGTTCTTCTATTAATGCACGTCGTGAAGAAGGTGAAGAAATCTCTCTTATGAAGTTCATAAAAGAAATGGACGATAATATGGATTACTTAGAGATGGATAAAAATATGGCACAAAGATACTTAAATGAAGGCTTTTCGGGTGGAGAGAAGAAACGTAATGAAATTCTACAATTAATGATGCTTAAGCCTGCGATTGGAATTCTTGACGAGATTGATTCAGGTCTTGATATTGACGCCTTAAAAGTTGTTTCTAAGGGAATTAACAAGTTACGTAATGAGGATTTTGGATGTTTAATCATTACTCACTACCAGCGTTTATTAAACTATATTACTCCAGACTATGTTCATGTAATGATGCAAGGGCGTGTAGTAAAATCCGGTGGACCTGAGCTTGCACAACATCTTGAAGAAGAAGGTTATGACTGGATCAAACAAGAATTAGGTATTGAAGACGAAACTGTTGGCCAAGAAGCGTAA
- a CDS encoding methionine ABC transporter ATP-binding protein has protein sequence MITIQSLSKTYKGQVRAVNDLNLEIKQGEIFGVIGYSGAGKSTFIRLLNRLEEPTHGSVKIGGKDITKMKRKELRLARQDIGMIFQHFNLLWSRTVRQNISFPLEIAGIPPFERKARVDELIDLVGLKGRENAYPSQLSGGQKQRVGIARALANEPKVLLCDEATSALDPETTDSILDLLVSINQKLGLTIILITHEMHVIRKICHRVAVMEEGNIVEQGDVMNIFLHPQKPVTRKFVSQVMGDPDEQDIIDSLVEHYDYGKIVRLHFVGSKANQALISELIKTYDITINILQGKITQTREGAYGTLFVHIEGEETEIEKAIRHIEKTSVEVEVKTNA, from the coding sequence ATGATAACGATTCAATCGCTTTCTAAAACATATAAAGGGCAGGTCCGTGCTGTAAATGATCTAAACCTTGAAATTAAACAAGGAGAAATCTTTGGCGTGATTGGTTATAGTGGGGCCGGGAAAAGTACCTTTATTCGTTTGCTTAATCGTCTGGAAGAGCCTACCCATGGGTCTGTAAAAATAGGCGGGAAAGATATCACCAAAATGAAACGTAAGGAATTACGTTTAGCCAGACAAGATATAGGAATGATTTTCCAACATTTCAACTTGCTTTGGTCTAGAACAGTACGTCAAAATATTTCCTTCCCACTAGAAATTGCAGGCATCCCTCCCTTTGAAAGAAAGGCACGTGTCGATGAACTCATTGATTTAGTCGGTCTAAAGGGGAGAGAAAATGCATACCCAAGTCAGCTAAGTGGAGGACAAAAACAGAGAGTCGGGATTGCAAGAGCTTTGGCTAACGAACCAAAGGTTTTATTATGTGATGAAGCAACATCTGCTCTTGATCCGGAAACGACAGATTCCATTTTAGACCTTTTGGTAAGTATAAATCAGAAATTGGGTTTAACAATTATTCTAATTACTCATGAAATGCATGTGATTCGAAAGATTTGTCATCGGGTAGCTGTCATGGAGGAAGGGAATATTGTGGAGCAAGGAGATGTTATGAATATTTTCCTTCACCCTCAAAAACCTGTGACTAGGAAGTTTGTCTCTCAGGTGATGGGGGATCCAGATGAACAGGATATTATAGATTCTTTAGTTGAGCACTACGATTATGGAAAAATTGTAAGGCTCCACTTTGTTGGGTCTAAGGCTAATCAAGCTCTGATAAGTGAATTAATAAAAACTTACGATATTACCATCAATATATTGCAAGGGAAAATCACGCAAACACGTGAAGGAGCTTATGGTACCTTGTTTGTTCATATTGAAGGAGAAGAAACAGAGATAGAAAAAGCTATCCGTCATATAGAAAAGACCTCAGTGGAAGTTGAGGTGAAGACCAATGCTTAG
- a CDS encoding MetQ/NlpA family ABC transporter substrate-binding protein yields the protein MKKVWLTVISALFILALAACGTSDENSADTENNAAANQASEENNTATNEGTEQEEQDLVTLKVGATSVPHAEVLEQAQPLLEEQGVQLEIEVYQDYLLPNEDLSNGGLDANYFQHIPYLEQQIADFGYDFVNAGGIHIEPMGIYSKNIKSVDDIKEGTVVIMSRSIADHGRILSLLEREGILKLSDDVNKVEATEDDIVENPLNLEFDASIDAGFLPEYYEREEDALVAINTNYAIEAGLIPTEDALILEGSESPYVNVIAVRSEDKESEAIQKLVDVLRSEEIQNFINEKYEGAVVPVSE from the coding sequence ATGAAAAAAGTATGGTTAACAGTAATTAGTGCATTATTTATCCTGGCATTAGCTGCTTGTGGAACAAGTGATGAAAACAGTGCAGACACAGAAAATAATGCAGCAGCAAATCAAGCATCCGAAGAAAATAATACAGCCACAAATGAAGGAACAGAGCAAGAAGAACAAGATTTAGTTACTCTTAAAGTTGGTGCAACTAGCGTTCCTCATGCAGAAGTGTTAGAACAAGCACAGCCATTACTAGAAGAGCAAGGTGTTCAGCTTGAGATTGAAGTATACCAAGATTACCTTCTTCCAAATGAGGATTTAAGCAATGGAGGTCTTGATGCAAACTATTTCCAACATATCCCGTACCTAGAACAACAAATTGCGGATTTCGGTTATGATTTTGTGAATGCTGGTGGAATTCACATTGAACCAATGGGTATTTATTCTAAAAATATTAAAAGCGTAGATGATATTAAAGAGGGAACAGTTGTCATTATGAGCCGTTCCATCGCGGACCATGGCCGTATTCTTTCTTTACTTGAAAGAGAAGGAATCCTTAAGCTTTCAGATGATGTAAATAAAGTAGAAGCAACTGAAGATGACATTGTTGAAAACCCATTAAACCTTGAGTTTGATGCAAGTATTGATGCAGGCTTCCTTCCTGAATATTATGAGAGAGAAGAAGATGCTCTAGTTGCGATCAATACTAACTATGCAATTGAAGCGGGATTAATTCCTACGGAAGATGCACTTATTCTCGAAGGTTCAGAATCACCTTACGTAAATGTGATTGCTGTTCGCAGTGAAGATAAAGAATCAGAAGCTATTCAAAAGCTTGTAGATGTTTTACGTTCTGAAGAAATTCAAAACTTTATTAATGAAAAGTATGAAGGTGCAGTTGTACCTGTAAGCGAATAA
- the sufD gene encoding Fe-S cluster assembly protein SufD, giving the protein MSVETVLPYEKSYVESFSTGRGEPRWMTSLRQQAIEKAEQLALPKPEKTKITDWNFSRFKHYVEGQSVQSFDDLPAEIQGLLSKDDFAKANLFIQRNHTAAYLSLSDDLKNKGVIFTDMATALKEHSDLVQRYYMKETVSYDEHRLTALHAALMNGGAFVYIPKNVEVEKPLQSIFWQEDPQAALFNHVIIVAEEGSSVTYVENYISFNNEEEAFANIVTEVIAHDQAKVSYGAVDNFSKGTTTYVNRRGNAHRDARIEWSLGLMNDGNTVSENVTHLLGDNSSADAKSVSVGRGNQKQNFVSNIIHFGKHSDGYILQHGVMKDSASSIFNGIGKIEHGATKSSAEQESRVLMLSKDARGDANPILLIDEDDVSAGHAASVGRVDPVQLYYLMSRGITKQEAERLVIHGFLAPVVDQLPIESVKSQLKEVIERKVR; this is encoded by the coding sequence ATGAGCGTAGAAACCGTACTACCATACGAAAAATCCTATGTCGAATCCTTTTCAACCGGCCGCGGCGAACCACGGTGGATGACTTCACTACGTCAACAGGCAATTGAAAAGGCAGAACAATTGGCTTTGCCAAAGCCTGAAAAAACAAAAATTACAGATTGGAACTTCTCACGCTTCAAACACTACGTTGAGGGACAATCTGTTCAGTCTTTTGATGACCTTCCTGCTGAAATCCAGGGGTTGTTGTCAAAGGATGATTTCGCGAAAGCAAATTTATTTATTCAGCGTAACCATACAGCAGCTTATCTATCTCTATCTGATGACCTGAAGAACAAAGGTGTTATTTTTACAGATATGGCGACTGCACTTAAGGAGCATTCTGACCTTGTTCAACGCTATTATATGAAAGAAACTGTTTCCTATGATGAGCATCGTTTAACGGCTCTTCATGCCGCATTAATGAATGGCGGAGCTTTTGTTTATATTCCAAAAAATGTGGAAGTAGAAAAGCCGCTTCAATCAATTTTCTGGCAAGAAGACCCACAAGCTGCCTTATTTAATCACGTGATCATTGTAGCAGAAGAGGGAAGCTCAGTAACTTATGTAGAAAATTATATTTCCTTTAATAATGAGGAAGAAGCTTTTGCTAATATTGTGACTGAGGTTATTGCTCATGATCAAGCTAAGGTTTCCTACGGGGCCGTAGATAATTTTTCAAAAGGAACCACAACCTATGTTAACCGTCGTGGAAACGCACATCGTGATGCTAGAATTGAATGGTCACTTGGTTTAATGAATGACGGAAATACAGTTTCTGAAAACGTTACACATTTGCTTGGAGATAATTCTAGTGCAGATGCAAAGTCTGTATCTGTAGGGCGAGGAAATCAAAAGCAAAACTTCGTATCAAATATCATTCATTTTGGAAAACATTCCGATGGATATATTTTACAACATGGAGTTATGAAAGACTCAGCAAGTTCTATCTTTAATGGAATTGGAAAGATTGAACATGGAGCAACAAAGTCAAGTGCAGAGCAAGAATCCCGTGTTCTTATGTTAAGTAAAGATGCACGTGGGGACGCTAATCCAATTCTTCTTATTGATGAAGATGATGTATCGGCTGGACACGCAGCATCTGTAGGACGTGTAGATCCTGTTCAATTATATTATTTAATGAGTCGCGGTATTACAAAACAAGAAGCTGAACGCTTGGTTATCCATGGTTTCTTAGCACCTGTTGTTGATCAACTTCCTATTGAATCCGTAAAATCACAACTTAAAGAGGTTATTGAAAGGAAAGTGCGGTAA